The nucleotide window GAAGAGATGTTGTTCGGCCCTCGCCGCCACCGTCCCGCTGGGTGCGATTTCGATCCGGGCCGGATGTTTGAGGCTGGCCTTGGCCAATGCCGCCACATCGCTCGGCATGGTGGCCGAGAAGAGCATGGTTTGCCGCTCTTCCGGCAAGGCGTCCAGAATCTGGTTGATCTGCGGGGCGAACCCCATGTCCAGCAGCCGATCCCCCTCGTCGAGGACGAAGATTTGCACGGCCAGCAGATTGATATTGCCCCTCCACATGTGGTCGAGAACCCGGCCCGGCGTGGCGACCAGCACATCCGGCCGCTGCTTGAGCGCCCGCTCCTGCTGGGCCATGTCAGCGCCCCCGACGATCAGGGTGGCGTACACCCCTCGGGTTTTCCCGAGCAGTTCGAAGGTTTTCTGGATTTGCATCGCCAATTCGCGCGTCGGAGCCAGGATCAGGGCACGCGGCCCCTCTCCCCCGGCGAGCCGCTCGATCATCGGAATCGCAAAGGCGGCGGTTTTCCCCGTGCCGGTCTGCGCGCAGCCGATGACGTCTTTCCCGGCCAGGGCCGGGGGAATGGCACGGGCTTGGATCGCCGTCGGTTCGGCATATCCGGCCTTGGCCACCGCCTGCAACATAGCGGCGGAGAGGCCGAGGTCATGAAATGATTGGATCGTTGGTGTGGTCACACATCATCCTTTAGTTGGGGTCGCTGCGTGGGGCAGGGAGTCAACAAGTGGAAGGCGCAAGGCGGGACAACGATCGTGAACCAGCCACTCTGAATGAATCCAAACTCTCGCGGACCCGATGTCGGCCCGTGTCTCTTGCTGACTGCATGCCGCCGCCACAGACCGTTGGAAACGACGACAAAACACACTATACAGGAAAAACCCTACATTGTCAATGCAAGTTCCCCCGTTTGCTCAGGGATTCTGCCACATGGCCCCGTCGTGGACGGGATTGAACTGATGGGTCAGCTTCACCGTATCCCCATCCCTGACTTTCGAGTCCAACCCGCCGACTTTTCGATTGACCGTGATGAGCAATTCCCCCTTGTTCATGAACGGCAGGAGCGCGCCGAGACGATCCCGATTGCTTTCCAGCAACGCCTTGAACGTCACCGGCGCCGAGACCTCGCACTGGAACTCGGATTCGCCCATGGCTTGGCGCAAGGTTTCCCCGAACAATAAGAGTGTGACCATAGTCCCCTCTCTATCCTCCCTCCGCCTGACGGTGGCACCGAAAACAATCCTGACGCTTGGGGTGCCGCTCGACCAAGGGACGGCTCTGCCCCACCGCATGACACCCGAGGCAGTCCTTCTCCGACGTCAGGCTACGATGCTCTGGAGTGCCCGGGATCGGCGGATTCCGCTCACGGGGCGACGGAAGCAGCGAGACCATAAGCACCACCAGTCCCGCCGCTAAAAGGAATAACCAGTCTGCCCGTCTGATCGTCATGATGCAACAACCGGAGGCGGCTCGTGAGCGGCTTCCTGCAGCAACTCCGCCACGTGCGCGACCCGGACCCGGTCATCCAGCCCATTCCTCAATTGGATCATACAGGCCGGACAACTGGTCGCCACCACCTCCGCCCCGCTTTCCAGGATCGCGCGCCGCTTCCGCTCGAAGATGTTCTGCGAGGTCGCATAGTCCTTGACAAGATAGGTCCCCGCCCCTCCCGCACAGCGATCCGCATCCTGCATCTCGACGAACTCAACGCCCGGCAACATGGCCAAGACCTGCCGCGGCTGCTTCGTCACCCCGGCCGCACGTAGATGACAGGAGGAATGGTAGGTGACCCGCTTCCGGCCAAGTTCATTCCGATACTGTATGGGTTTCGGGGATGCCGCCACCACCTCCGTCACGTGCTTGACCTTGGCCGCCAACCGATCGGCCGCGTCCCGCTCCGGACCGGCCTCGAACAGCTTGGGATAATCCTTGAGCATCAAGGTGCAGGAAGCGCAGCCGGTCACGACGACTTCGAACGGTGCCAAGGAGACCAGATTGAACCGGGCCGCCTCGAGCACCCAATCGGTATGGCCGTATGTTTGAATGGGGGTGCCCGAACAGCGCTGCGGCGGCAGGGCCGGCTCGATCCCATGCTGGCGCAGGACGGCGATGACGGCATCCCCGACCCCGTCGTCGAAATACTTGGCGGCGCATCCGTGAAAGTAGGCCACCTTCTGCCCTGCCGGTCCGCCGCCAAATGTCGCAAGCTCAGGGTATCGGTCGGGCAGCTGCCGGGTCGCCAAGCGCGGGAGCCGTAAGTCATGCGAGAGCTTGGCCGTCTTGGCCAAACAGCGCATCACCGGACCCGTGAGCCGTTCCAGCCAGGCGCGGGGTCCGGGACGGTCCCAGAACGGTTGCGTCACCGCGACGCATTTCAACAACAGGTCAAACAACCACTGCTGCGCCTGCACCCTAAAGATCAGGCCGGCCAGCCGGTTGGGCTGCTCCGCACGACGCTTCAGGATCAGATCCGACACATCCACACCGGCGGGGCAGATGGTCCGGCAGGATTTGCAGTTCAGACAGGCTTCCACCACCCGCTTCGAGTTCAGGTAACTGTAGTCCTTGGCCGTGACGATCTCAAACCAGCCGCGCGCGCTCATGTCTTCGGACTGGAACACATCGTAGACCGGGCACACCGAGTTGCATTTGGCGCAAGTCGCACAAGGCTTGGCCAGCCGGGTGAAGTCGATATGGTCGGTAAACGGCGCCTCGCTGATCTTCACCCCGGGATTCAACATCCCGGCCGGATCCAGGCTGCGCTTGACCTGGACGAAGAGGTCATAGAGTTCGGGCCCGAACATCCGGCGGACGAATGAGGCGCGCACCCGCCCGTCCCCATGCTCGCCGCAGATGGAACCGCCGAAACGGGTGAGCACCGTCTCGTGAATCTCGCGGTACCCCTCGACCATCCGGGAAAAATCGGCCTTGTCGTTGACATCCAGCAAGGGCACGATGTGGGCATTGCCGTTCCCGATGTGGCCGAAGATGGCGACGGGGACTTGCTGCGCACCGAAGTACCCTTCCAGATATCGGATCAGCTCGCCGATCCGCTCCGCCGGCACCACGACATCATCCACGTAGTTGATCGGCTTCTTCCTGGGATCATAGCGATAGAGCGTGGGATAGAGCGCCCTGCGCGCCTTCCATAAGGCATCCCGTTGCTCCCGCTCGAAGGCCACCGCCGGCTCCCCCGCCAGACGGTAGCGTCGGCAGACCGAGAGCAGGCGGGTGGCCAGCTCCTCGAGGCCAGGCCCTCCCGCCTCCTGATCCAATTCGGCCAACAGCGTGGCGGCAGCATCGGGCGGGACGCCGTGCGCGGCCCGCCCGATCAGATTCAACGTATTGCCATCCATGACCTCCAGCGCACTGGGGGACAGGGCCAGCAGGTGGGGGATCGCCTCCCCGACCTCCTCCAGGTGCCGAAAGTGCAGAAGGGCCGTGGCGCTGGCCTTCGGGCGGTCCACCAGTCTGATTGTCGCTTCGCTCATGACCCCCAGCGTGCCCTCGCTGCCGACGAAAAGACGCGGCAGGTCGAACTGCGCCCGATCCAGTCCATCGACCAATCCGAACAGATTGTACCCGCAGCTGTTCTTGCTGACGGTTGGACGCCTGGCCCGGATGGTCTCCGCATGGTCCTGCACGAGCCGCAAGACTCCGCGTAACGAGGGATGGTCGCTCAGAACCTGCGCCAACGCCGGATCGGTTAAAGGAAAGGAATGCGCATCCAGCCAGCCGGAGGCCAGGCAGACCCGCAAGGTCAGGACATTATCCTTCACCGAGCCATAACGGAGGGTATGGGGCCCCGAGGAATTGTTGGCCAGCATCCCGCCCAACTTGCACATGTCTCCGCTGGACGGATCCGGACCGAACAGCAGATCGGATGAGGCGAGCCGGCGATTCAGCTCCGCATAGACGATCCCGGGCTGCACGCGCGCCCATCGCTCTTCCCGATTGACCTCCAAGATCCGGTTCAGCTTGGAGACGTCGAGAATGATGCCCGGACCGATTGCGGAGCCGGTGAGATTGGTCCCGGCCGCCCTGGGCGTCAGCGGCACACCCAGCCGGACCGCATAATCCACTGTCCGTTCGATATCCGCCTCGGATTCCGCCAGCACGACCGCCAGCGGAACGATCTTGTAGATGCTGGCGTCGACGGCATAGGCGGTCAACGTGGGAGCATCGTCGCGCACCCGCTCGGCGCCCAACAGGCGGCGCAAATCCGAGGCCACGGACCTGGTCTTTTCAGGCAGGAGCAGTTCCATACGATGCATTCACCCCCTGCGGGTCATTCTAGGGAGGATGCAGACGGAGGGCAAGGGCCGTGGAGGGAAAGCGGCAACGGATGAACGGGCGCCGGTCAGACTTGCTCCAGCGTTTCCTGCTCGATCGGCTCGGAGGGCTCCTCATCAGCGGCAGGGCCAGACCCGACCACCACGAGAGGATCGTCGCCGACCGGCAGCATCTCCTGCTCCGGCTCCCCCAGTTCCTTGAACTCCCGCAACGGCGGCAGTTCCGCGAGGTCACGCAGGCCGAAGTGTTGCAGAAAATACTTGGTCGTTCCGTACATGATGGGGCGGCCGGGCATCTCTTTCCGTCCCACCATGCGGATGAGTTTGCGCTCGAGCAAGGTGCGGATAACCCCCGAGGCTTCCACACCGCGAATCTGCTCGACCTCCGCACGGACGATCGGCTGTTTATAGGCAATGATCGCCAGGGATTCCAGCGCCGATCGCGACAGCTTCGGGGCCGGCTTATTCTTCTCCAACCGTTTGATCCAGGGGCCATAATCGGCCCGGGTGACGAGCTGAAACCCTCCGGCGACCTCGACGATCTGCAGTCCCCGTCCCGCCTGGTCAAACTCTTCCCCCAAGCTACGCAAGGCCTGCCGCACCTCGGTCTTCGGCACCCCTTCCAGCACCGAGGCCAACCGTTCCACCGTCACCGGTCCGTGCGACACGAACAAGAGCGTCTCGAGAATCGCCTTCAACTCCCGCAGCGCGAGCGCATCGGACGCGGCCGACGCTTGGAGAGCTTCTGGAGTCTGCTCCTTTGCCGCAGCCTGTTCCTTGTCGCCGCCGGCCGCCGCCAGCTCTTCGAACAAGACCAGGTCGCCGGCCGCCTGCTCCGGCACGACGTCAGACACCGGCGCCTCAGACCTTGCGCTCATACCATCCTCCTAGGCGTAATCCGAGAACTCCCCCTCAATGTCCTGTTCCATCGGTGCAAACGCTCGGGTGAGCAGAATCTGTCCGAAGGTTTCGGACTGGAATACCCGGACCAACTTAAGCCGCGTCAACTCCAGCAAGGCCAGGAACGTCACGATGATGAACAGCCTGTGCCCTTGCTCCTCAAACAGCGCCACGAAGGTGACCGATTCTTTCCCTTCCAGGATTTCCAGAATCGCGTTCATCCGGTCCTTCACCGTGAGTTGGTCGGCAGCGATCTCCATCAACTGACGATGCGGCGTTCGGACCAATACCGACTGCAGGGCATCCACGAGATCAAAGAGCGTGACCTCTTCCAGTAGCGTCTCCGCCGCCTTGGCCGGCGTCGGCAGAACTTCCACCCTGGCAAAGACATCACGCCATTCCCGCTCTCGGGTGTCCAGTTGGCTGGCAACGTCCTTGAACTGCTTGTACTCCAAGAGCCGCCGGATCAACTCCTCACGCGGGTCGGGCCCATCCTCTTCATCCCCTTCGATCTGCTCGGCCGGCAGCAGCATCCGCGCTTTGATTTGCACCAAGGTCGCCGCCATCACGAGGAATTCTCCGGCCACCGTGAGGTTCAGCGACTTCATGAGACTCAAATACTCGATATACTGTTGGGTTATCAGCGCGATAGGGATGTCGTAGATATTGATTTCGCTCTTTTTAATCAGGTGGAGCAGGAGGTCAAGCGGCCCTTCGAACTTCTCAAGCCGAACTTGATATGGAATTTCAAGCTGTTCCACAGGTCTCTTCCTATTTTCAGGCTAAATGACCTAGACGCTTATACTATCTTATGGGGACAAACGCAAGATAATTTCTATATGTAGTGGGTCTGTGGATAACATTCCCTACGAAACAGCTCAGGAATGCTTTTTCAGCAGATAGACGAACCAGAATAGAAACAGGATCAAGGCCGCCACAATCCCATACATGATTCGAGGATCCTGCAAGCCGCGCGGGATCGGACGTTCCCCGGTCAGCTTGGTCCTGGTGAAGCGCGGTTCGGCCGAGAACAGGACCTTGGAAAAATCCTCCAGCCCGCGGAACTCCGCGTCCGAGAAGTCGGCCACCCCCACAAACGTCGCGCGGCGAAAATAGGCGTCTTTCGCAAACAGCGTATGCGTGAAAAACGCTTCCCGATCGAACCGCGCTTCGGAAAAATCCAGCAGGCCGCCGAACCGGCTTCCCGAAAACCCGGTGCCCAACTTGAAATACGTCTGGGCAAACTGGGCCTCCTGTCGAAACTGAACTTCCAGAAACTCGGCCAGTCCGTTGAAGCCCGCCCGCTTGAACGTGACCGGCCCGGCGAACGTCGCCTTGTGAAAGCGTGAGTGCGTGCCCAATGCGGTGGCTTCAAACCGGGCCCCCTCGGTAAACCGGGCATGGATGAAAAACCCTTCGCGCAGCAGGATGGCATGCGAAAAATCAACCGGCCCGCCGAAGACCGCATAAGATAAATCTACCATGCGTTCAAAGGTCGTCCCGGTCATCGTGACGGGCCCATTGATCACCAGCAGCCCGGTCGTAAGGTTGGTCTCGATGGTTCCCCGCACCAGCGAATCCTTGATCGCCACCGGGCCGGCGATCAAACGGACATCCCGAATATCTTCCACAGGAATGATGTCTTGAATGCGCGGGGGGAGCTTGAACACGGCTTCAGGAGTCAGCAGAGGCAATTGGTCCAACGCCACATCCCCGACCACCACCACCCCTTCGAGATCGAGTCCCCGTCCGGCCTGCAACGCCGCCAGCAACTCCGCCGCGGGAACAGCCTGCGCTTCGCGTTCCTGCTGGGTGCAGTCCTGCCCGAAGTGTCTGGTGAAGGGTGCCGGTGCCCCAGCCCCGCGCTCGATCAGGCAGGCACCAGCGGCGGAAGCCCAGAGGGTCAAAACCACGAAAAGAAGCGGCGCGAAAACAGCCGACCAAGGATTCGAGGCTCGTGCGAACAATCGCATCGCGCTTCTTATACGAGCGACGGATGTCAAAAGCAAGGAGCCGCCCTCACTCTTGACTGGGCCAGCATGCCTCCCTACACTAAAAATGATGGGCACCAACCGATGCATAGACCGGACGGGGCCGACACGACTTCTCTCTCCACTCCTGTTAGTACTCCTCTACGGAGTCGTGGCGACCTGGCTCCTGATCGATGCCGGCCAGGCCTCAGCCGCCCATGTGGTGGAAGTGCCGGTCTTGTCGGCCGTCAATTTCAATAATAAGGGCGCCTTCCAAGTCATGGTCATAAGTTGGGACCAGCAGGCAACGCCGGACCCAGTCGAGGCCAAGTGGGGCAATAACCGCGTGAGAGTCAAAGGGACTGCGCTCGACGCCTTGGGCAAGGCATTCTTCTATGCGGTGAGGCAGAGTGATTCGCTTCACCCGACCGGCACGATTTCGATCTACGGGGCTGCGTACGCACCGGTCAGCAACGACGGTCCCAGTGCCGGCGCAGCCATGGCCATTGGGTTTCTGGCCGTCTTGCGGGGAGACCCGATTCTCCGCGGAGTCGCCCTCACCGGCACGCTGCAACCGGAAGGGCGGATCGGCCCGGTGGGTGCGATCCCGGACAAAGTTCGTGCGACGGCGCGCGAGGGGTATCGCACCATCCTCATTCCCCAAGGTCAACTCGACAATGGTCGATTTAGCGACCCCAAATGGAATCTCAACGGGTTGGCCATGGAACTGGGATTGACGATCAAGGAAGTCGCGACAATCGCCGAGGCCTATGAACTCATGACCGGCCGCCGGCTGTGACAGGCTCCGGAGACCGCCCCATCGTCCACGCTACACAGGACCACGCAATCCCCCTAGCCCATTGAGCAGCGCAGCATACTGTTCCCGGGTGACACGATGCATCCCAAGGTTCAGACGGCGGGTCAACTCCGCCTGATCGGGCACCTCGAGCACCTGATGCAATAGGGTCAAGCTGGCCTCGGGAGTACTCTGCCAACTCTGCGTGACCTGCACCCGCACGAACCCGTAGCGCGTTTCCTCACGGAGTTCGTCCCGGACAAACTCACCCAACTCTTCCGGAGGCAGCACACGAGACCGGATGGCAAAGCCGGCTCGGAGACCTTGCTTCAAGACATAGACCAGCCCGCAGGAGTCATCCGTCAGGTAGGTACGCAGGTTGTCCCGAATTAGCGCGGTGCGAAGCCCCCAGAGCCCATGCGACAACTGGACTTCCGCGCTGGCCTGGGAACTGCGCTCCCGCAGCGCACCGGCAATAAACAAAAAATGACTCATGTCGTAACAAAGATGAAGAGACGTTGGGAGGAGATCGCGCCGGAGCCTACGCCCAGCGCATCCATCACGGAAGCTGAGAAGCCCGTTCCATCTCCATTGACAATCAGGCAGGCAGATCAGGCATTGTGGTAGTCGTCACTCTCCCCTGAGAGGTCATCCGGTTTGTCCAAGTAATCAGGCTCCGCCTCCTCATCATCGAGCGACAATTCCTCGTCGCGCATCTCCTCGCCCAACTCTTCTTCCATCTCTTCCTCGGGAAGCTCCAACTCTTCCGCCAGCTCTTCATGCATGGCTTTCGGCTCTTCCTCTCGCATGGGACGGGCCGGCCGGTGCAAGGCCTTGGCCGGAGATGGAGCCGGAGCAACGGTTTTCTTGATGACGGGGGCGGGAGTCGCTGCGGGGGCGGCTTTCTTCGTGGCCTTCGCGGCAACCTTCTTTGCAGCCCGAGCCGCTTTTTTAGGCTTGGTGGTCGTCTTGCGTTTGACGGCCGCTTTCTTGACCGCCTTCTTCGCGGCGACCTTCTTGCTCGCGGTTTTAGCCTTCTTGGTCTTGGTCTTACCCTTAGCCCCTCGCCCCTTAGCTCCGGCTTTCTTGGCAGTCTTCTTCGCGGATGCTTTGCTCGGCTTTTTCCGTTTCGTCGCCATCGTCCCCTCCTCTGCTCACAATCCCGGCGGATCCCCGCCTCTCGCGGCACCCATCTAGCATGAATCAGGCACGGCTTGCAACCATGGCCAAAGCCGAAGCAACAGGCATCTTCCTCGAGCTTCCGACAGGCCCGCAACAGACGCTGGATCGTGAAAAGCGAGGTAACGGAAGGAGTTAGGGGACTACCCACACGTTGACGAATACCGGCATGCTGTCGGCGCCTTTGACCGTATCCGGTCCTTTCATGTCCGTCACCCGCAGTTTGAATCGAAATAAGCGCTTGGCTGACACCTTGGGCGCGACAAAGGTCGCCTTGGAGGAGTCTGCGTCGAGCAACGACACCTTGTTGCCCCGTACTTGTGCCCATTCATATCGAAGGGGGTCTCCATCCGGGTCCCTGCTTTGAAGCGCGCTGAGCACCACTGTCGCTCCGGCTTGCACGGTTTGGTCGGGACCGGCTTGGGCGATCGGCACCCCGTTGGGCTCCGCCTCCGATTTCACCACCACATCCAACCGCCCTTCACGGCCACGATTCTTGACCGTCAGCGTGGCGGTCCCGTTTCCGATGACCCGCACGAAGCCTCCCGGATAGATCGCCAGCACCCCTTCGTTTGAGCTGTCATAACGGCTGCCCGCCGACGTCCCACCGATCCAGCGGGCGACACCATCGGCGAACTGGCCGATGACCGGCACCTCGAGGATCTTGCCGATGGTATCCAACCGCCAGGGCTTTTCGACCTCGAACTCGATCCCCGTCAACGCCGCCGGGGGCTCAACCTGCAGGAGGATTTCATCGAACTCTTCCTGGCCGGCAAGGCGGCCCCTGGTCACCTCGCCGACAGCCAGCAGCCGCATGGCGCCGATCACCCCGTTCGGCACGGTCAGACGCCCCCCGAACGGCGGCGTCGCCGCGCTGATGGACTCCAGCGCCAATATCGCCTGCTGCGCCACAAGCGGCTCCTCCCCCAAGCGATACCAGTAGTACAGGACCCGGCTGACGCCGAT belongs to Nitrospirota bacterium and includes:
- a CDS encoding FAD-binding oxidoreductase; the encoded protein is MHRMELLLPEKTRSVASDLRRLLGAERVRDDAPTLTAYAVDASIYKIVPLAVVLAESEADIERTVDYAVRLGVPLTPRAAGTNLTGSAIGPGIILDVSKLNRILEVNREERWARVQPGIVYAELNRRLASSDLLFGPDPSSGDMCKLGGMLANNSSGPHTLRYGSVKDNVLTLRVCLASGWLDAHSFPLTDPALAQVLSDHPSLRGVLRLVQDHAETIRARRPTVSKNSCGYNLFGLVDGLDRAQFDLPRLFVGSEGTLGVMSEATIRLVDRPKASATALLHFRHLEEVGEAIPHLLALSPSALEVMDGNTLNLIGRAAHGVPPDAAATLLAELDQEAGGPGLEELATRLLSVCRRYRLAGEPAVAFEREQRDALWKARRALYPTLYRYDPRKKPINYVDDVVVPAERIGELIRYLEGYFGAQQVPVAIFGHIGNGNAHIVPLLDVNDKADFSRMVEGYREIHETVLTRFGGSICGEHGDGRVRASFVRRMFGPELYDLFVQVKRSLDPAGMLNPGVKISEAPFTDHIDFTRLAKPCATCAKCNSVCPVYDVFQSEDMSARGWFEIVTAKDYSYLNSKRVVEACLNCKSCRTICPAGVDVSDLILKRRAEQPNRLAGLIFRVQAQQWLFDLLLKCVAVTQPFWDRPGPRAWLERLTGPVMRCLAKTAKLSHDLRLPRLATRQLPDRYPELATFGGGPAGQKVAYFHGCAAKYFDDGVGDAVIAVLRQHGIEPALPPQRCSGTPIQTYGHTDWVLEAARFNLVSLAPFEVVVTGCASCTLMLKDYPKLFEAGPERDAADRLAAKVKHVTEVVAASPKPIQYRNELGRKRVTYHSSCHLRAAGVTKQPRQVLAMLPGVEFVEMQDADRCAGGAGTYLVKDYATSQNIFERKRRAILESGAEVVATSCPACMIQLRNGLDDRVRVAHVAELLQEAAHEPPPVVAS
- the scpB gene encoding SMC-Scp complex subunit ScpB, translating into MRELKAILETLLFVSHGPVTVERLASVLEGVPKTEVRQALRSLGEEFDQAGRGLQIVEVAGGFQLVTRADYGPWIKRLEKNKPAPKLSRSALESLAIIAYKQPIVRAEVEQIRGVEASGVIRTLLERKLIRMVGRKEMPGRPIMYGTTKYFLQHFGLRDLAELPPLREFKELGEPEQEMLPVGDDPLVVVGSGPAADEEPSEPIEQETLEQV
- a CDS encoding segregation/condensation protein A; this encodes MEQLEIPYQVRLEKFEGPLDLLLHLIKKSEINIYDIPIALITQQYIEYLSLMKSLNLTVAGEFLVMAATLVQIKARMLLPAEQIEGDEEDGPDPREELIRRLLEYKQFKDVASQLDTREREWRDVFARVEVLPTPAKAAETLLEEVTLFDLVDALQSVLVRTPHRQLMEIAADQLTVKDRMNAILEILEGKESVTFVALFEEQGHRLFIIVTFLALLELTRLKLVRVFQSETFGQILLTRAFAPMEQDIEGEFSDYA
- a CDS encoding DEAD/DEAH box helicase, with protein sequence MLQAVAKAGYAEPTAIQARAIPPALAGKDVIGCAQTGTGKTAAFAIPMIERLAGGEGPRALILAPTRELAMQIQKTFELLGKTRGVYATLIVGGADMAQQERALKQRPDVLVATPGRVLDHMWRGNINLLAVQIFVLDEGDRLLDMGFAPQINQILDALPEERQTMLFSATMPSDVAALAKASLKHPARIEIAPSGTVAARAEQHLFHTSREQKTILLRRLLKEESGSTLVFTRTKSRADRLGKMLQADGLPVAVLHGDRTMGQRREALEGFKRGRYRVLVATDIMARGIHVTGIAHVINYDLPNSPEDYVHRIGRTARVEATGRASSFVTPEEKGQLHAIEQLLGTRVPLGKHQLVAG